A window of the Brassica napus cultivar Da-Ae chromosome C5, Da-Ae, whole genome shotgun sequence genome harbors these coding sequences:
- the BNACNNG37290D gene encoding uncharacterized protein BNACNNG37290D: MDNSSSINSNASTASNLSTASFEKIDQAASWVGTTVISAFFASLERFSCVNLSTSDDDDEDDDESHSRPLALSPAPHPDDIV; encoded by the coding sequence ATGGATAACAGCAGCAGCATCAACTCCAACGCCTCTACCGCGTCCAATCTGAGCACTGCTTCCTTCGAAAAGATCGATCAGGCGGCGAGCTGGGTGGGCACAACCGTCATATCCGCCTTCTTCGCCTCCCTCGAGCGTTTCTCCTGCGTTAATCTATCAACCTCCGACGATGATGACGAAGATGACGACGAATCCCACAGCCGTCCCCTTGCTCTCTCCCCCGCTCCTCACCCAGACGACATTGTTTAG
- the LOC106442605 gene encoding uncharacterized protein LOC106442605, translating into MLRPGFADIGFLFLTSEGCVGSSDKDLYVGKTFKNRDEFKQRMALYAIKHKFVNRCARSSPSVMVLECSGVACMWRVYAVLVKGSSLYEIRKIRGGHSCSVDERAGYQRQATSSVIGEMLRQQFTGKGVGPRPREIRQVIGGDHAVNISYWKVWRSREAAVEFAKGSCGASYQSLPNYLQRLIEANPGTLAHLDTDYVESVGRRFKYMFIAMGESVKGFEFVRKVVVIDGTHLRGKYAGCLLTASAQDGNYQIYPLAFAVVDGENDKSWEWFFEKFSSFVPNQSGVVFVSDRHASIYQGLSKVYPNAGQCACIIHLKRNIRTIFKQRQLGYLVSKAAKAFRMVMFYETFAEISSINQACADYLIDIGLEHWTRSHFPGRRYNIMTSNLVEFWNSVLSNF; encoded by the exons ATGTTGCGACCCGGATTTGCTGACATTGGTTTCCTGTTTTTGACGTCTGAAGGTTGTGTGGGGTCCAGTGATAAAGACCTTTACGTGGGCAAGACATTTAAGAACCGAGACGAGTTCAAGCAACGTATGGCCTTATATGCAATCAAGCACAAGTTTGTTAACCGTTGTGCAAGGTCGTCACCTTCTGTTATGGTGCTTGAGTGTTCTGGAGTGGCATGTATGTGGCGGGTCTATGCGGTCCTTGTCAAGGGTTCGAGCCTGTATGAAATTCGTAAGATACGTGGGGGGCACAGTTGCAGCGTTGATGAGCGTGCTGGATACCAGAGACAGGCGACATCGAGCGTCATAGGGGAGATGCTCAGGCAGCAGTTCACCGGAAAGGGTGTTGGTCCGCGGCCAAGGGAGATCAGGCAGGTGATAGGGGGCGATCATGCTGTAAACATTTCCTACTGGAAAGTGTGGCGTTCGCGGGAGGCAGCGGTTGAGTTCGCAAAGGGATCATGCGGTGCTTCGTACCAAAGCCTTCCAAATTATCTGCAGCGGCTTATTGAAGCTAACCCAGGGACATTGGCCCATCTTGATACAGACTACGTAGAGAGCGTGGGTCGGCGTTTCAAGTATATGTTCATCGCTATGGGAGAAAGTGTGAAAGGCTTTGAATTTGTGCGTAAGGTTGTGGTCATAGACGGTACGCATCTAAGAGGAAAGTATGCAGGCTGTCTCTTAACCGCTTCTGCTCAGGATGGGAACTATCAAATTTATCCCTTGGCCTTTGCTGTGGTTGATGGGGAAAACGACAAGTCATGGGAGTGGTTTTTCGAGAAATTTTCGTCGTTCGTTCCTAATCAGAGCGGTGTTGTGTTTGTTTCCGACAGACACGCGTCGATCTATCAAGGACTGAGCAAG GTGTATCCAAATGCTGGCCAATGTGCATGCATTATCCACCTAAAGAGGAACATTCGGACCATCTTCAAGCAGAGGCAGCTTGGATATCTTGTTTCGAAGGCAGCTAAGGCGTTTAGGATGGTCATGTTTTATGAAACATTCGCCGAAATTAGTTCAATCAATCAAGCATGTGCTGACTACCTGATTGATATAGGGCTTGAGCATTGGACAAGATCTCATTTCCCTGGCAGGCGCTACAACATCATGACGAGCAACCTTGTGGAGTTTTGGAATTCTGTGCTTAGTAATTTTTAA